The following proteins come from a genomic window of Thiothrix winogradskyi:
- the truD gene encoding tRNA pseudouridine(13) synthase TruD: MNPTTFDTTGFARAYAAPLRGEFRSSPEDFIVDEQMEIALTGSGEHLWVQVRKTGANTDWVAGQLARCAGVPAKEVGYAGLKDRHAITTQWFSLQLPGIADPDFAALPAEIEVLQQQRHDKKLRRGALEANRFILTLRQCSGDFAEAAAICEQISQQGIPNYYGDQRFGHNFGNLRKAERWFAAGVEPKQRNQRSLYLSAARSWIFNNVLAQRVADGTWNQRVPGDVFMFEGGSAWFADDASAELPARLATQAIHPTGVLWGRGELPTAIEARDLEAEQAARFPIFCAGLEKQGLKQERRALRVNVGTVGFEVVDESTLRLSFALPAGAYATVVLEQLGMFTHFASIVTNPAGSIGLLK; encoded by the coding sequence ATGAACCCAACTACCTTTGATACCACGGGCTTTGCCCGCGCTTATGCCGCCCCGTTACGCGGTGAATTCCGCAGTTCGCCGGAAGATTTTATCGTCGATGAGCAAATGGAAATTGCCCTCACCGGCAGTGGTGAACATTTGTGGGTGCAAGTCCGCAAAACCGGCGCGAATACCGACTGGGTGGCAGGGCAACTCGCCCGCTGTGCCGGTGTGCCTGCCAAGGAAGTCGGTTACGCGGGGCTGAAAGACCGCCATGCGATCACCACGCAATGGTTTAGCCTGCAATTGCCGGGCATTGCTGACCCGGATTTTGCTGCCCTGCCTGCTGAAATCGAAGTTCTCCAGCAACAGCGCCATGACAAAAAGCTGCGACGCGGCGCGTTGGAAGCCAACCGTTTCATCCTCACCTTGCGGCAGTGCAGCGGTGATTTCGCTGAAGCGGCTGCGATTTGCGAACAAATCAGCCAGCAGGGGATTCCCAATTACTACGGCGACCAGCGTTTCGGGCATAACTTCGGTAATTTGCGCAAGGCAGAACGCTGGTTTGCGGCAGGCGTAGAACCAAAGCAACGTAACCAGCGCAGCTTGTATTTGTCAGCAGCGCGTTCGTGGATTTTCAATAATGTGTTGGCGCAACGGGTCGCAGACGGAACCTGGAATCAGCGCGTGCCGGGCGATGTGTTTATGTTTGAAGGCGGCAGCGCGTGGTTTGCCGACGACGCCAGTGCGGAATTGCCTGCACGGTTGGCAACGCAAGCCATCCACCCAACCGGCGTCTTGTGGGGACGTGGCGAATTGCCCACCGCAATCGAAGCACGCGACTTGGAAGCCGAACAAGCCGCACGTTTCCCGATCTTTTGCGCGGGGCTGGAAAAGCAGGGTTTGAAACAGGAACGCCGTGCCTTGCGTGTCAATGTGGGTACGGTGGGGTTTGAGGTGGTGGATGAGAGCACCTTGCGCCTGAGTTTTGCCTTGCCAGCGGGGGCTTATGCCACGGTGGTGTTGGAGCAGTTGGGGATGTTTACCCACTTCGCCAGCATCGTTACCAACCCGGCAGGGTCGATAGGTTTGCTTAAATAA
- a CDS encoding prenyltransferase has translation MEGSNERLLHTPVRRYWLATRPGFLAASIVPALVGAAAASAQGYALHGWLLAWTLLAVMLVHAGMNVLNDYYDEQNGTDRRNTQRLFPFTGGSRFIQNGVLSAGETFVFGACLLAVAMLIGVGLAWQSGMDLLWIGVAGLVIGWGYSAPPLSLNSRGLGEPTIALSFGILTPLGAWFVQTGTLAWYPLVISLPLSLLIMNILLINQFPDREADAASGKHHWVVRFGADTAAKIYLAAVLLATLLLVAWVMLDVLPPMALLSALPLGIALRAGLQLVEHAHAPHKLEPAIKMTIGSAVLHGVLLSLALWLV, from the coding sequence ATGGAAGGATCGAATGAACGTCTGCTGCATACCCCGGTACGCCGCTATTGGTTAGCCACTCGCCCCGGCTTTCTGGCAGCAAGTATTGTGCCCGCACTGGTGGGCGCGGCTGCGGCATCGGCGCAAGGCTATGCGTTACACGGCTGGTTACTGGCGTGGACATTGCTGGCGGTGATGTTGGTACACGCGGGCATGAATGTGCTGAACGATTACTACGACGAGCAAAATGGCACGGATCGGCGCAATACCCAACGCTTGTTTCCGTTTACCGGCGGCAGTCGCTTTATCCAAAACGGCGTATTGAGCGCGGGCGAAACCTTCGTGTTCGGCGCGTGCTTGCTTGCGGTGGCAATGCTAATCGGGGTGGGCTTGGCATGGCAAAGCGGGATGGATTTACTGTGGATTGGCGTGGCGGGTTTGGTAATTGGTTGGGGTTATTCCGCGCCGCCGTTGAGTTTGAATAGTCGCGGCTTGGGTGAACCAACGATTGCCTTGAGTTTTGGCATTCTCACCCCGTTGGGCGCGTGGTTTGTACAAACTGGCACGTTGGCGTGGTATCCGCTCGTGATCAGTTTGCCCTTGTCGTTGTTAATCATGAATATTTTGCTGATTAACCAGTTCCCTGACCGCGAAGCCGATGCTGCCAGTGGCAAACACCATTGGGTGGTGCGTTTTGGGGCGGATACGGCGGCAAAAATTTACCTAGCCGCAGTCTTGCTGGCAACGTTGTTGCTGGTGGCGTGGGTCATGCTGGATGTATTGCCACCGATGGCCTTGCTGAGTGCCTTGCCGTTGGGGATTGCATTGCGTGCCGGTTTGCAATTGGTGGAACACGCCCACGCGCCGCATAAGCTCGAACCGGCGATTAAAATGACGATTGGCAGCGCGGTATTGCACGGCGTGCTGTTGTCCTTGGCGTTGTGGCTGGTATAG
- a CDS encoding cache domain-containing protein, whose translation MKLLHTVAGAALFALTLNVFAADAAAPATGTEAEAQAMSEKALAEVDKNGEAAFETFKKADGGFQDRDLYVFCMDLDGKMLSHPKKPELVGQNLLEFDKYGEKLFQNMIATAKSTESKGWVDYKWPRPDTEELTAKKSYVMKNSKGFFCGVGAYAAAAAAAPAAPAAPAPAAK comes from the coding sequence ATGAAACTGTTACACACTGTTGCAGGTGCTGCCCTGTTTGCATTAACCCTGAATGTATTTGCTGCTGATGCAGCAGCTCCAGCAACCGGTACAGAAGCCGAAGCACAAGCCATGAGCGAAAAAGCCTTAGCTGAAGTTGATAAAAACGGCGAAGCGGCGTTTGAAACGTTCAAAAAGGCTGACGGCGGCTTCCAAGATAGAGACCTGTATGTTTTCTGTATGGATCTGGATGGCAAAATGTTGTCCCACCCGAAAAAGCCTGAGCTGGTTGGTCAAAACCTGCTTGAGTTCGACAAATACGGTGAAAAACTGTTCCAGAATATGATTGCCACTGCAAAATCTACCGAAAGCAAAGGCTGGGTTGATTACAAGTGGCCACGTCCGGATACAGAAGAACTGACGGCTAAAAAAAGCTACGTGATGAAAAATTCTAAAGGCTTCTTCTGTGGTGTGGGTGCGTATGCAGCAGCAGCGGCAGCAGCTCCGGCAGCCCCAGCAGCTCCGGCACCGGCTGCAAAATAA